The Gasterosteus aculeatus chromosome 12, fGasAcu3.hap1.1, whole genome shotgun sequence DNA window cacaaacacactcccctAGCATGAGGTGTGTGTTAACCCTGGCTATATTTGGGCTTTCTCTCTCCAGTGTGTCTTAATCCTGCTGTCTGCCGCGTTCCACCTGATTAGTCTGATCATTCACTTCTGACAGGCCCATTTCTTAACCCTCAATGCGAACTcgcatgcacacacgcgcacacgcgcgcacaggaacacacataatacatCACACACATCGACAATCTGACTCGAAGGGCGAGGAAATAAAAGCCCGAGGAGAATGAAGCATTGGCCCCAGTCAGTCACAAGGAAAATATCCCATCATAGCCCTCAGTTACCATCGTCACACATCACTTCTCATGGCCCGTCGCAAACACTGGCTCATTTAGTGTGAGGCGCacgcacaccacacacacacacacacacacacacacatgtaaataaGCCCGATCAACGCATATAAATATCCCTCAGGAAAAGGTTTCTCTTTCAAAATGAATGCCACGCACAGTACTTTCTCCTGGGGGATTTTGGCGCAGATAGACAGGCAGGTTGGAACTCGAGGAGGCCAGAAACGAATGCAAATGTGAGGTTCGGCTGTGGGGCAGTAGCTGGGTTTCCCTCACAATGCCTGAACAATGTGGTCCTTCCCCCCCACTGAGATCTAAAGCGGTAATCAAGAGGCGTGCAGAGCAATGGCGACTGTCCCTGTGTGGGGGACCCTTGTTGTCTCTGACTGACACCCTCGGGCTGCAGATAAGAGTCaccgtagtgtgtgtgtgtgtgtgtctgtgtgtgttcatgcatgcaGGTAAAGGAAGTgtattcctccccctcctggtaagccatatctctctctctctctctctctctttgttcctccccctctcatTGATCCTGTATTTCAAGCACTTCCTCGATGACCGACCTGCCGTCGTTGCAGCCGCGGTGGATTTATCCGAGCTCGCCGTGTCTGAACTCGTTGGGAACATTCCGCTCAGTGGcagtaaattacatttatttacaaggcAGAtccagagaaagaggaaaagaggtGCGAGTGTGGGTGTTTTATCCGTGTTAATGTTGAGCGTGTCCAAACCAAGTTGCTAGCACGTTATAATGAGGCACCTTTTATAACAGGTACACAGGTTGAAATAAATATCACTGTTGATAATAAACTTGTTTATCCCCTTCCAGCCTTACACCTGTTTCATCTCGTTTAAGCATCACCTTACTGGAATAGTTGGATATGTATTTCTGACAGATCGGAATAGATGACAGGATTAATACCATCGTTATGTCTGTGAGATAAATATGTAGTAACTGAGCTTAGTTTAGATAAAAGTAACCCAGGCAGAAAGCTGTGACTAAATCCTCTAAACGGAACACCTTATTCTGAGTTGATGTAATATGTAAATACAGTATTGATTAATAACCAAATGAATGCAAATCTTCCATTTCTAAGGCTGAaactgcttcttcctctttcccCCTGTTTctagtctttgtgctaagctaagctagccagCTGCTGGACGTAGCCCCGTGGGTAAAGAGAAGCTCTGTAGAGGATGAGAAACTAAACTACTCTGATCCTCAACAGTTGGACAATTTAACTTATTGAAAAGAGATCAAAGGCATCTGTACCAGAAATGCATTCATTAAAATCCATCATGTCTGCAGTTATATATGGTAATACGTTATTAATAAAAGGGTTTTTGAACACAATCCATCATGTCtgcctttttaaatgttaatttgtTGTTAATAAATGGCCTGTGGTCCGGATGCTCAGCGATCAGTCTCCCTGATGAACTAGAGGACGCGCTGAGAATAAATGGCAAGTGCCATCTGCAGATATACATTTTACACCCCTCGCAACCCAGAAGCTGTTTCCTATTAGCTTTTGTAATCCCGACAAAGGGTGACCTCATTAGACAATGCAAAAGGAGCAAGAACGTCATGATATTCACCTGGCGGCATCCTGGCCTCACCTGAGCCACGGAGGCCGGCTCGGTCTAGACCACACAGGGAACTCTCACAAAGGGCCCCGGCTGCGGTCTGAAGaggctgaaaacaaacaaaacgtcCTCAATTGATTCCCTCTGTCTCCGTCATCAGCGTAACAATCCTCTCTCCCCGCCCGAGGCCGAGGTCCTCTTTGTTACGCGACGTCACGCCGTGCTCTAGATGACCCCACCTGAAGCCGGGGGCTCGTATCCATGTCCCGTCtccatgccccccctccccccacacacacacacacacacacacacacacactctggccACGGAGAGCGGCTATCCCGTTGCTGTGTGAAAGAAAGCTTGGCTGGTCTGTAACTCATGCCCGCACATACATAAAGTCAGGACAAAGGCTCCTATTCTCCgaaagcaacaacaacacctTTTGTCTTCGcttacaaaagaaaatacattgtttgcatttgcaagcaagaactaaaaaaaaaaaaagttgcagtGTGAGGGTCACAAAGACAGGCCGTAACAAATGTTAACCCACGGAATGATAACATATTAGTTCGTTTTTGGTGACATGAACATTGAAACAGCACTTTAACTGAGTCTCTCTGAGTGAGAAggtatattattttattagttgATTTGTGCTGTTTACATTGTCTTAGCGTGCAAATCCGGGCAGGAAGACAAAAGAAGGCACACCTAGAATTATCAATCGGGATCTGAGCTCAGCGTCGGGTTTCCTGCATTGCAGGTTCCCTGAATGCCATCTGGTTGGCAGTGGATTTAAAACGGTTAAGAAACGATTATGCTGTTTCCATATACAGAATATGGAGGTggggcaaaacaaaaaaatataatagtACTCTTATTATTAGAAGTGATAAAAGAGCATGAGCTGATCACAAGAAGTGGAGGTTCTCATTGTGAATTAACCCACTGGTTTGTGAACTGCCGTTTGAGGTTTGTCATTTTGGGAGACTTTGGTCTCGTTTGCAACCAGTGAGGACGGGAGGAGCTGGAGTTGAGCACAACCAAACGCTGAGTGAGATATTTTGCATCAACCAAAGTGTTAGAATTAACTTTCACAAGCCAATTCTGAAAATTACTTCTATTGTGGCCGAGTACAATATACATATTAACCCAACACTGGAGCATCTAGATGCAAAGGTTTGTGAGCGCTGTGCATGATGATACATGTATCCTCTCTGGAACCAGTTCCCACTGCCGCTAATGTCTACTTGTCCTCCAGATTCAAACAGAGCTGCAGCCTCCTTCCAACGCTCCCACGTCATTGTACCGTCTCCCCCTTCTCGTTCCCGTCCACTTTCCAAAgtatattattttacaaatttaCCTCTATATAGCAACAGAAGCCAGCGGACAAAACCCGCCCCGCAGGGAAACATTCGTAAAGGAGACACGCGGCAGACGCCGAGCGAGCAGATGAGACACGTGTGGATGAACTAGTAAACACACTGGGAATAATGTGTGGTTTAGCAGAAGTGGACTGCttacaaagacaaatattcCCTAAGATGTCAAGTATAGTGCACTATATAATTCATCAAACCAGCCTTAAAATAGCCAGCCGTTAACTGAGCTCCAGCCTGCAGCTTTATCCTGAAGACGGAGGTTATTACTTTGATAAGAAACCCTTAATTGGAGCATAGTCCAGTGGCAATAATTTGCCTGGTGCGCTCAACATTCAAATGGCGGCGAATAGCTCGCGTCACCGAGCTGCGAATATAATGAGTCTGCTTTGAGAAAATATTTGGCTAATTGCTTCTCATTAATCTCTTAATTAAAGAAATGATGATCATCCACCCTAGTTATTCATTTTGGTCTTATATTTCTAGAATCAAATACCTAATCCACACATAAATGCAAAAAGGAGCAACATTAAAATACTGACATGCTACAGGAAGAGGATCTCTTAAATTGTAGCGgctatttctttaaaaatgcaGCTGAAGTTGAGCCACGTCCTGGCGTACAAAAAGGAGGACAAACCTTCGAGTGACTATTGTTGGCGAGCCAAATGGCGGCGGCCGAGGCTCGTGGACCAGGGCGTCCAGGCCGGCCTGGAACAGATGGACGGAGTGAACGGGTGGCGTTGACAGCGCGTGCCGGGCGCGAGAAAGGCCACTCAGAAGGACGACGCGGGAAGAAACGGAGGACAACCTGCAGCTTCCGTTCCGCCACTCTTGGCAGATGCAAACCCAGCAAACATCGGCCCCTCCGATCCCCACGCGGGGGGCCTCTGTTGCTCTTCTCTTTGTCCTGTTCGTCTCTTTGCAATTAAACAAACGGGTCATTAATTAATCGCCGCAGGCAACGGGACACGAGAGGAGTTAATCAGACTGGATGGATGGACTGCTGGGAAAGAGCgcggcacacaaacacgcaaacacgcatGACCACTTTCACAAACTATTGACATTTTTGAGAAGTGAGCCTCCGGTAAGACGGGCGTGAATAAAATTACAGAAAATAGCGGgacttgatgaaaagcagcttgATCATTGATTGGTGTTGTCAAACTGTGCTGAGTGGCGGTTTCTTCCTGAGAGGAAACTTTGGTTGAAGCTTCGCCTCTGGCCATCGACACTCGGAGGAAGACAAGAGGAGCTTTTTTCCAGCTTGCGATGGCACACAGCTCACAGCCGCTGAGCCCGCTGACGAATCATTCACGTGAAGTACGTACAGATTGACGACTATTGATGGGAAAGCCACGCAGGAATTGGTTGGATTTATactttaaacattgtttttgggCTGACACATCGCTTTGGAGACAGAGGCTGATCACTCTGATGTATTGGAGTAACGACCGAAGTAATTATTACGAGCACAAATGTTGGTAATGTTTGGAATCTGCACCAGCAGGAGAGAATTCCAAACTCAACACAAACCCATCCGGAGCATCACAAGGGAAAAGTTTTCCTTGATTTAACATAATGCTCTATTAATATTTCTCCAGTAGATGGCAGACTTTTAATCATTGCGGCCCACTTGGCTTTAACTGCGAACTACAAAATGAATAATGGGTTCAATGGTAGAAGCGATGGAAAAGAGCCAACAAAAGGCCCACTTTTTCACACCTGTGATACGTCCTCCTGAGCGGACACTTCCTTCCTCTGTCCATTGAGTCAGAGCGGAAGAGGTGTTCCTTCTTCAGacatcctctctgctcctttAACCTCCCACGTCTGCCCTTCCCATGTCTGTCAGCATGAAAAAAGAGCAACGAGCTGGCCGACATGTCAAAGGACAAGACAGCACCGGGCGGTAACAACAATGAGAACAGGATGCCGCTTGTTTTGTCCAGTGCACTCAGCGCTATCTGATTCTCCAGAGGGGCAACAAGAGGAAGGAGACGTTGACGACGTCGACCTTAAGCTAACGGACCCACCTGGATCAACCTGAAACCCGCCGTAATCGGGGAGTTATGCAGAAACCGGTCGGtcgatttttttcttttttggcatAAGAAAATGCTGGAATTGAACATTCCTGCAAAAAAGCTACTGATTTTATTTCATAACAGATCCAAAGTCTCCCTCATAATGTGAACGGATTGGCCAAAAGACATAAACTCTACTGGGACACAAATGAGTCGAGACTAGTATACCCTAGGAGGAGGAATGCACATCTGTCAGCCATAGAATTTGATCTAACAGCAGCAAGAGagtagaaaaaagaaagtttaatGCTATACTCACCCACTAAGtggatttattcatttcttaCTGCACTTTTGGAATCAAATGTCCTCCCTTCATTAAAGCAATTACTCGGACAGTCTGGGGCAACAGAGCCTGAGACCAGGCCAACTACTGTAATTGAGTTAGAAAGACTTTCTTTCGctgtctgctgcagctgctcagcAGAGAGAGCACACGGACAGACGGGTGGATAGACAGATAACTTCAGCTCGGTCATTAGAATAAAGCATTTATTACTTTGTGGTTCCACTAAAGCAAGAAATGCAATGAGGCGACTGGAGCCCGTGAACTCCTGGACCTTTGATTTAAGAGGCTGGATTCAAATGAATTGTGCATAGGGATTTTCCCCACCAGGTGGTGGTGCAGGGCAACCATAAACATTCCCGGGGACAGATGGAGACAAGGCGAGCACGGCCCTGCAGGCTGAACATAAAGCAACGTCCCTCATGTTTATTTAAGCACAAACGGAGCCCTGCCTCTTGCATTCTTCTGTTCGGTCCTCAGGCTTATTTGTCGCCCCAGCAAACACAAGATATTAGGAGCAGATAAGCTCGTAAGGCCACTACGGTGGTTAATTCCACTCTTTGATGCCTATCTGGAACCGAAGGTCAAGTGTGGTGTTAAGAGTGCAGCCACAGACTAGTATGCCGTTAAATGAAAACCTTCTGACTCAATTTTCTCTTTAACAACTGCAATAAATCAGAGAAGCGCCACCGCTGAGACGAGCGCGCCTCTGACCCGGGGCTTGCCAGTTTGTTTCCAGCCTGGCCAGTTAGTTCAGTATTgattctctgtctttctgtgatGCCACTATAACCATCTGACCTATGAATGCTGAGCTCACAGAGCTGGCCTAACAATCCACAGCACACCGCtctgagagggaggggggggacgccAGGACTCCAGACTGTAGCTTTCAGTAAAAACCTCTGCCATCGACTCGTGCTCTGTACCTGCTTCAGCTTGTACACCTTTATTCACACCCTCCGACACGtgcatcaacccccccccgacacacacatgcGTTTTTAAACTTGCATGGAGCACCTTGCAGAGATTGTGAGACTTGGCAGGCagtcaaaatgatttttttctgtttaaaaatgaaacgATTGAAGGGCTTTCAAAGGAGGGAAGAATTGGCAAACATGGCAAGGGGGCCAGTGCCTAAGAGCCTCTGACCACAGGGGCCTCAGACCTAGATAAAATGGAGGCAGGGCACCTTGGCACAGGGGTAATTGTTACAAATCTCAAACATGGAGGATGATGCAGAGTAAATATATGATAGTCCAATAAGTAAGACCTCTTAACGGAGCtcgaaacaaaaggaaacagtATTGGATGTGCATATGCTTTTCAGAATTTGCTTTTAACTTTTCAGGCCTCTAAAGAATCGCAGGAGAAATATCCCTCTCTGGCTGATCTGCTCAAATCCTGAGCTGATGAGTCACAAGTGGACATTACTTCATTTCAAGAGGACATTGAAATGTCCACTGACATTAAAAGGAAGTAATGTCCACATGTGACCCATCAGCTGTTCACGCCGGCCCAAAGTCCCGACTGACCCCGAAAATGTGTCCAGACATCAAAAGCGGTCCGCTGCTTCTTAGACTCTATGGGAGGATAATAAAAAGTATTACTTCCAGTCCACTGCCATGCAGCTGCATATCTGTGCTTGCTCCGGCAGGCCCCGCTTATGTGATGAAATGATCATCCGGCTCAGGATTGGCTCCCACCTGTGTGGAAGTAATTACAGTTTCACTCCTCTCCCACAGTTATTGGGAGCGAGACCATAACTCTGAAAGTGAGAAACTACCTACACTTTGACCTGCTTGATGGATAGCAATACAGCTGCACATTCACACGGGTCCACAACCATCTATTTCCCCTCCACCAACAAACACAGGCGCAGAAACAACATACTCAGAAAGGACATATGCTCGTAGTTTCGTTTAGGCCTCATTTTGAGGGATTTATTGCACTCTAATAAACATCAATGTGATTTAATACAGCAAGTGATATTCATTTTTACGGAACAATTTAAGACTGGAATCTGTAAAACAGTAGTGAAAATGATCCAATATAGAAAAATATATTAGTTGCTACAATCAGCAAATTTccaccagaaaaaaaaggtcattaaACAATTCTTGAGGATTATAATTTACTGGGGGACACACTACATCTGAGAATGGCAAGAATCTTCCATAAGCCATGCGAGAGTTCAGAGGTAGACCacagaaatgaaacaaacaccATTCCAAATAGTTGAAAGGAAGGTCCTGGAAGACCAATTCAAGAACAGCTGTTTGTGCTCGCACGTCTGTTTCAAGAGGGGAGTTCCTCAGAACTTGACATGATAGATAAATAGATCTCAATATATGTCATTTCAAAATCCATTACACACTAAATGTATTCACCCTATTCAACAGTCAAGATTAAATATTTGGGAGGCGCATCATCCACAGTTCTTGTGACATTTATTGCATTGCCAAATTCCCCAATGTTTCTTGGTGTTGAACAAATTATCAAGGACCCTAAAAGCTGTTGTTTAATTTTCCTTTCATAAGAGTCCCGGCCCATCAGGTGATGTTATTCACTCGTCGTCATGCAATGAGTCTCACACTGCATTCCCTGTACAGGGTGTGTTCATAAGGAAGAGCTGTGTGTACTTGCAACctgacaacaaaaacacatgatTAAACTCCTATttaaataaagcagaaaaagCCAAATTATTCCAATGTATTAAATTCAGGGAAATAAATTGTGCATTTGGCCATGTGAGCACTGCAAGACATCAAGCTTATTGTCGATGGAAATTTGGCCCGGGGTAAAAACACCTATTCAAATGTTCTACTGCACTCGCCTGACCAGTGCTCAGCTGTTGTGCCCACTATGCAAAGCAGACATGTGACACTGGCATTCCCCCACGAAAttctcagttgttgttttttatgaacACACCCCATAAGTACACACCTGCACCAAGACAGAGGACAGGTAGTGCTATCCAAGCTAATTACACAACgtccattaaaaataaaaatatccgTGGAATTTTTTTGTATAATATATTTCAGCTCAAATCTCCTGttgcaacaaagacagattccaTTGTGCTGGTTCAGCGTATCCCAGAGAAATACCCATTTGTCCTGGTCTGTTGGTGTTCTGTTCCCATTGCGGTCGTTCATCTTCTCCCAGCCGCCGAGTCCTCCTCGAAGGCCCTGTTGTCATAGTGATGCTGAAGGCTGTCCGGGTCGGGGCCTGGCCGGTCTGCCAGTGGGACCTCGTACATGGGTTCTCCTCCTGCCACCGTGATCACAGTGACCTCTGGTGGTGACTCGGCAGAAAGGCTCCCTTTTGTTTCCTCGTCAACCCCCAGGGCCTTCAGGATGTCGCACTTACACATGGGGCAGGTCCTCCTCTCCAGCAGCCAGGGCTCGATGCAGGCTTTGTGGAAGATGTGGTCGCACGTCAGCACCGTCACCACATCCCCTGCCTTGTAGGACTCGATGCACACGGCGCACACGTGAGAGTCGGAGGCCGTTTCCTCGTCCGACGCCTTGAGTTTGCGCACCTGCAGGCGGCCGATCGCCCGCTTGGCCTCCGACTTCAGCCTCCTGTCGGCGCGCCTGTGCGCGTTCAGACTGTAGAGCCGGTTGGCGGAGATGAACACAAAGTAGGCGATGGAGGCGGCCGTCACGATGAAGAAGGCGATGGAGAGAAAGTAAAGCCAGTACGTGTCCATCCAGGGTCCGTGAGGGCTGCCTACATCGATCTGCATCATCACCTCTGTCCCGTTGCTCACCAAACGCACAATCTCCAGGCCCTGCGAATTGCCAACCATGATGGCCACAATGTCGGCGGCGTCCCAGTGCCCCATGTGAGTGGTGCTGTTGCCGCTGCCGTCCGTGTTATACACGACCACGGCGTCCGCGCCTTGGCGTTTGGCGGCGTTGATCTTCTCGCTGAAGGTGCAGTTGCCCCTTTTAACCAGGGCTATCCAGGGCGGGTTGCTGGAATTGCGATTGTAGACGGTACCTGAGCTGCAGCCCATGGGGTCTCCCTTGGGAAGGGTGACAACGCCCTCGGCTTTCACCAGGAGAGAGTTGCGACCGTACACGCCGCACTGGCAGTACTTGTCCACGGTCCCGTTCTTTCCGTCAGAGTAGGTCAGCTCCACCACGGCCgtccaaaacaaaaaggaagccGAACAGCGAGCGAGCCCTGACAGACACAGCAAAAGCAGCAGGGAGCGTTGAGTCTTCTTACCCATGGTAACGCTCGTCTGAAAAACAACACGTAAGCCCTTTGTTAGCTTCTTCAAAAACTTCAGCTTCGTTGGTCCCAGTTCCTGGTTTGTGCGAAAGGGACGGCGGTCTGAAGGAGTCTCTGGTTTCACCCGAGCCGCGGTCGCCTGTAATCTGATATGAGCCTTTGGTAACACAACACAAGCTATGCGTCAGCCACTCACCTCTCGTTATCTCCCTGAACCTTGAACACTGAGCACTCCCCTTAGAGGGCAGGGTGCTGGTATTCAGCGAGTGGAAGTGCACGAAACACACCGACCTAAAACACACCAACCTGCACTGTTTTCAAGCAAGAAAGCAAGACGCGATAAGCAGATGATAAGATTTCGTGGACAATCCTGTAAAAACTAATAAAAGTTGCTAACTCTCCCTTGTGTAATGATGAGCAAAGCAGCTTAACCAGTTTTGCTGGATTTGCTTGTTTCGTTCCCCTATTTCTGTGCAGGAGGTTTGAAAACTAAACTTACAAGTTTCACCCCTCTATCTTGTGAGGGTTAATTTTGCGAGACTGACAGTTTGTTTTCACCACacatttttaacaaatacaACATAGACACATTATAAACATGCCCTTTAAACTACTTTAAAATGGCACATGTGTTTAGATACCTTAAAGCACTTAAAAAGATTTATTCCATGCAGCTAACACTCTAGTTAACTGGGAGGAAGACGGTATTGCAGAGTTTCCATTATATCTTCTTTCAATTCaaagcgcacacaaacacacacaagcagaggcTTCCAATGACAAATGAGATGGGGGAGGGTTCAGGCCAAGCTGCTGTTCTACCATAggttttccacacacacacacacacacacacacacacacacacacacacacacacacacacacacacacactggagtgtTTTTCTTGGAATGTGCCATTAAATCTGTGATGCGGTATTTATTCTCGGTATGACTGCAGTTCTTGATAATGTCAACAACGCTCCTGCTATGACCCCTAAATtcttaaaaactgaaatgattaCTTAGACACAGTGGAAAGTAAAGGATGATGTCAGCTCCATTAGTACCATATCAACTGCGGAAgaaataatatttgtttttccgtTTGGTGCCGTTTTAGGAATCACATCTTTAAGAAATCCTCTAATATACATTCAGTGACACGTTCTGCTTCGatgctgccatctgctggtcAGTAACTGGAACACTCACAAATAATCACAGGCCACAATGACAGCTGATATAGTGCGTGATATACTGTAAGTGTATGTTGCGACTGTCTTGTCCAAAATATTTATGTGATTTGAGTAATATTCCATGGAATAGGAAAGGTTTGGTGATATAAATAGACCCACATATAACGATTAAcatcaaataaatgtatattcagAGTGCATAGGTTATGTGGTAAATATGTAAAATACTGAACATACAAGACATTATTAAATAGATAATCGTATGAATGAATACAgacaaatatacagtatatttgacaaagaatgtaaaataataagatttcatttttttgtctacAGTAATTAAGTTCTCCCCTCAGTGAAAAGTGgcagtataaaataaaatgttaatgggGGGAAAGGCTGTGTAAATAAATGGTAGAACttctagtactactaatactactttGAAACTCCAGGAACGAAATAATGGAATAAACTCAGTTATTGTGAAAATAGAACAgcataattaaattaattttcgGTAATTTTCGATGATTTCTAAAAATCTTACGTAACATCGCAGTTGTATTAGATTCTGATGTCAAAATCTATATAATTATTGATTTCATTATTCCATTTATTTCAACATTTCAGATCTCATTAACATCTCGGATGATCACATACATTCATTAGTTGTTAAAAGTAGTCAAACTTCAAAGTGACTTAAGAATagtgtgtttaaaaagaaaccaacAAACCCGATCCGATTACACCACAAAGGAATCCCATTCACTCAATGTTTACAGTCAAAGTCATCCATCATAACAAAATACCCATATGCAGCCCAACGGGGTTATTCAGTGATGGCCATTCAAATATGATCAAAatatagaaatagaaaaatagaaaaagacacTTACGACTTGCTGTGAATCCAGTGAAGACAGACTGTCCATCCGTTTCTCTCCTGAGCGGCTCCCTGGTCCATGTGGTCCATGTGGGGAAGACCTGGGACACGTCCAAACAAGCCCCACACTCTGT harbors:
- the LOC120812074 gene encoding RING finger protein 148, translated to MGKKTQRSLLLLLCLSGLARCSASFLFWTAVVELTYSDGKNGTVDKYCQCGVYGRNSLLVKAEGVVTLPKGDPMGCSSGTVYNRNSSNPPWIALVKRGNCTFSEKINAAKRQGADAVVVYNTDGSGNSTTHMGHWDAADIVAIMVGNSQGLEIVRLVSNGTEVMMQIDVGSPHGPWMDTYWLYFLSIAFFIVTAASIAYFVFISANRLYSLNAHRRADRRLKSEAKRAIGRLQVRKLKASDEETASDSHVCAVCIESYKAGDVVTVLTCDHIFHKACIEPWLLERRTCPMCKCDILKALGVDEETKGSLSAESPPEVTVITVAGGEPMYEVPLADRPGPDPDSLQHHYDNRAFEEDSAAGRR